From a single Rosa rugosa chromosome 7, drRosRugo1.1, whole genome shotgun sequence genomic region:
- the LOC133720561 gene encoding cell division control protein 2 homolog: MDQYEKVEKIGEGTYGVVYKARDRVTNETIALKKIRLEQEDEGVPSTAIREISLLKEMQHGNIVRLQDVVHSEKRLYLVFEYLDLDLKKHMDSTPDFAKDPRQIKLFLYQILRGIAYCHSHRVLHRDLKPQNLLIDRRTNALKLADFGLARAFGIPVRTFTHEVVTLWYRAPEILLGSRHYSTPVDVWSVGCIFAEMVNQRPLFPGDSEIDELFKIFRILGTPNEDTWPGVSSMPDFKSSFPKWPSKDLATLVPNLESAGVDLLCKMLCLDPSKRITARSALEHEYFKDIPFVP, from the exons ATGGACCAG TACGAGAAAGTTGAGAAGATCGGCGAAGGGACTTACGGAGTGGTTTACAAGGCTCGTGATCGTGTTACGAATGAGACTATAGCTCTCAAGAAGATTCGGTTGGAGCAGGAAGATGAGGGAGTGCCTAGCACCGCCATTAGAGAGATTTCTCTACTCAAGGAAATGCAGCACGGCAACATTGTCAG GTTACAGGATGTAGTGCACAGTGAGAAGCGCTTGTATCTGGTGTTTGAGTACCTCGACTTGGATCTGAAGAAACATATGGATTCTACTCCTGATTTTGCAAAGGATCCCCGCCAAATAAAA TTGTTCCTTTATCAGATTCTCCGAGGCATTGCTTATTGTCATTCACATAGAGTTCTTCATCGCGATCTGAAACCCCAGAATCTGCTGATAGATCGCCGTACTAATGCACTCAAACTTGCAGATTTCGGACTGGCCCGAGCATTTGGTATTCCTGTTAGGACATTTACTCATGAG GTGGTCACGCTCTGGTACAGAGCACCGGAGATATTGCTTGGATCCCGCCATTACTCTACACCAGTTGATGTGTGGTCAGTGGGTTGTATATTTGCTGAGATGGTAAACCAACGGCCTTTATTTCCTGGGGATTCTGAGATTGATGAATTGTTCAAGATATTTAG AATCTTGGGTACTCCAAATGAGGATACATGGCCTGGAGTGAGTAGTATGCCTGATTTTAAATCTTCCTTTCCTAAGTGGCCTTCTAAG GACTTGGCAACTCTAGTTCCAAATCTTGAATCAGCTGGTGTTGATCTTCTTTGT AAAATGCTCTGCTTGGATCCCAGCAAAAGGATTACAGCCAGGAGTGCTCTTGAGCATGAATACTTCAAAGATATTCCATTTGTACCCTGA
- the LOC133720563 gene encoding uncharacterized protein LOC133720563, with the protein MQKMKSLGGNGSSGRLSMEENEDEETSRLAILTFQAREEEIERKKMEVKERVELQLGRAEEETRRLAQIWEELEAMADPMRKELANVRKKIDMVNRELKPLGLSCQKKEKEYKEVLESFNEKNKEKSQLVTTMMELLTESERLRMQKLEELSKNIELSH; encoded by the exons ATGCAGAAAATGAAGAGCCTTGGGGGAAATGGCAGCAGTGGGAGGCTATCCATGGAGGAGAATGAGGATGAAGAGACTTCGAGACTGGCCATATTAACCTTCCAAGCTAGAGAAGAGGAGattgagaggaagaagatggaagTGAAGGAGAGGGTTGAACTTCAATTAGGTCGTGCGGAGGAAGAAACTAGGCGCTTGGCACAAATTTGGGAA GAGCTTGAAGCAATGGCAGATCCGATGAGGAAGGAACTTGCAAATGTAAGGAAGAAAATCGACATGGTTAATCGAGAGCTGAAGCCCTTGGGACTCAGCTGCCAGAAGAAG GAAAAAGAATACAAGGAAGTCCTGGAGAGCTTCaatgaaaagaacaaagaaaagtcTCAACTTGTAACCACAATGATGGAG CTTCTGACTGAGAGTGAGAGGTTGAGGATGCAAAAGCTAGAGGAGCTGAGCAAGAACATAGAACTATCACATTAA
- the LOC133720560 gene encoding isocitrate dehydrogenase [NADP]-like: MEFEKIKVANPIVEMDGDEMTRVFWKSIKDKLIFPFLDLDIKYFDLGLPHRDATNDKVTVESAEATLRYNVAIKCATVSTDANRMKEYNLKQLWRSPNVTIRNILNGTVFREPILCKNVPRLIPGWTKAICIGRHAFGDQYRSIDLVIKGPGKLKLLFVPEGKDEKTELDVYNFTGEGGVALAMCNVDESIRAFAEASMTTAYEKKWPLYLSTKNTVLKKYDGRFKDIFQEVYEAQWKSKYEAAGIWYEHRLIDDMVAYALKSEGGFVWACKNYDGDVQSDFLAQGFGSLGLMTSVLVCPDGKTIEAEAAHGTITRHYRIHQKGGETSTNSIASIFAWTRGLAHRAKLDDNAKLLDFTQKLEAACIGTVESGKMTKDLALNIHGPKVARNHYLNTEVFIDAVAAELRAKLS; encoded by the exons ATGGAGTTCGAGAAGATCAAGGTCGCCAATCCCATCGTTGAGATGGACG GAGATGAGATGACTCGAGTTTTCTGGAAATCAATTAAGGATAAG CTTATTTTCCCCTTTTTGGATCTGGACATCAAGTACTTTGACCTTGGTCTTCCTCATCGTGATGCCACTAATGATAAAGTTACTGTTGAAAGTGCAGAGGCAACTCTTAG GTACAATGTAGCAATCAAATGCGCCACTGTTTCAACAG ATGCCAATCGCATGAAGGAGTATAACTTAAAGCAACTGTGGAGGAGTCCCAATGTGACTATTAGGAACATTTTGAATG GTACTGTTTTCAGAGAACCGATTCTTTGCAAGAACGTTCCTCGCCTTATCCCAG GCTGGACAAAGGCAATATGCATTGGAAGACATGCTTTCGGTGATCAATATCGATCAATTGATTTAGTCATAAAAGGACCTGGGAAACTGAAATTGCTTTTTG TTCCAGAAGGAAAGGATGAGAAGACTGAACTGGATGTATACAACTTTACAGGGGAAGGGGGAGTTGCACTTGCCATGTGCAACGTTGATGAG TCAATCCGTGCTTTTGCAGAGGCTTCTATGACCACAGCTTATGAGAAAAAGTGGCCTCTTTATCTTAGCACAAAAAATACTGTTCTTAAGAAGTACGATGGAAG ATTCAAGGACATATTTCAAGAAGTATATGAAGCCCAGTGGAAATCTAAGTATGAAGCTGCTGGCATATG GTATGAACATCGTCTCATTGATGATATGGTGGCTTATGCACTTAAAAGCGAAGGTGGTTTTGTTTGGGCATGCAAGAATTATGATGGAGATGTACAAAGTGATTTCTTAGCCCAAG GTTTTGGATCTCTTGGATTGATGACTTCAGTACTG GTGTGCCCAGATGGAAAGACTATAGAAGCTGAAGCCGCCCATGGTACAATTACTCGCCATTATAGAATCCACCAAAAAGGAGGTGAAACCAGCACAAACAGCATAGCTTCTATTTTTGCTTGGACAAGAGGGCTTGCACACAG GGCAAAGTTGGATGACAATGCTAAACTGTTGGATTTCACTCAGAAGCTGGAAGCAGCTTGTATTGGAACTGTGGAATCTGGGAAAATGACCAAGGATCTTGCGCTAAATATTCATGGACCTAA GGTTGCTAGGAACCACTACTTGAACACGGAAGTGTTCATTGATGCCGTCGCAGCAGAACTGAGAGCAAAGCTTTCTTGA